Proteins co-encoded in one Maylandia zebra isolate NMK-2024a linkage group LG16, Mzebra_GT3a, whole genome shotgun sequence genomic window:
- the gcc2 gene encoding GRIP and coiled-coil domain-containing protein 2, with product MEDPGGTGAESATPSAASTPKSKLDTLSKDDLIKYAKKQVAAMQKMKSRCTDLEKEVEALKQQSKSSNNSSSDDSLIQELTERMDVVLLEKAETQQSLAVSRKELEKTKQQAKDDLAALQGEFDRAIGEHQKKIKALESSIEECTSKHQEEVSHFQKLLKEREERDRERESERERERQADLASAKESAEEVRRCLEAQLETLRAELQTMQERNSQEVLEIQENHQKELTLAQQEVENLKEELAQKSLQHEEEMRTLEEDYEIERERLLLLQEELTEQLALKDSYLQDVQEEDEEAARGSGIAKMLELSGCSQGDSSHGDGEETETGRLKATLDDVQAQNTMLQDEMTLLSNVKGELEAELERVKEEFQIEREELEFKINELQMLKDSASAEASVTQDPDQQGVLREAEESVTSLAKEQNSQSPEEEQQKLNQELRTKCEALTKERDSAQAECHHMRGILQSFETELGEKTNDFIVQYKAMKEQAANNIRDLNEKVEQLNKERDELLEKVREATDEKNALMGDMQDLKLKLESSQGEEQMSSACEVKQSLEDVTRQNEEIISQLEIKENMTQDLNKRVETLTEERDKMQHLLKIKEEEMQKLNNERTKEIERLQEEKEKEVLLLREEKETELKSLKTETEDKVKRLNEEREKLEGSLKEEFVRSEQTVSTLELTIKELYTEKSDLQQKMEEALSRLSKAQEERELLDSKLAALEAQLNQETSEKQEQEARLNSMKTEAERISGFLGVMEENLGEELQESMREVKDLQARVDELEKERALLRSSLEEAQGERTFEEVQTELKAHIKDLEQERNMLRTNIEEVVKDTEGLQKDLQDMKSVNEKIIEENEKLQAQISLMTKEEEEREEIVRKVAIMEKKNRELKEQLTEKDSLISQLRTEMASIQSPSQESPEQSASSEENKSNETAEKIALLEKEKKEKDEKMNKIKAVAVKAKKELDASKKEVITLKEEIESLKAEREKVNSSMKDIIHGAEGYKNLQIDYDKQTEQLDKEREKVEAAERQIAELTKRLSSAVTQSETLSSEKEDLLAGMETMRSTLKQLETKNQEMQRQSANLERDLLAERSIKEQKIKDLSSAMKEAEELTAQLRKQQQQSQQTAQELEQLRKEAQQSSLLDMEMADYERLVKELNTKLSEKDECVEELKGQINSLNLKEEVLKQEIESLKSQLDQGEEKNAKIKQLLVKTKKDLADAKKQESSLMVLQASLKGELEANQQQLESSKIEVCDLTAERHRLQEQLKSALEQQQRTSSSLQQRIQSLQQERDTAKVELEATTKEFESYKVRVHNVLKQQKSKTTQNEVDSGKLEREQLVSQVEQLRTRLVESQQSLQSSAAELQQLQTEHDTLLERHNKILQETVSKEAELRERLLSLQSENVTLRSDLSQAQADLSSQVEAQRQTYREQLRKLQDDHRATVETLQGQLTRVEEQLFTLQSQNNSVAVQSSRKPLASDPQRRNTDQNQAGVGPVALSDLQSMAREEGEGMETTETESFSPAPTSLPSLEQLLTSPEPKQEPFVWTVEPTKEELSEKLNTTTRSMEHMNSLLHETEATNAILMEQITLLKSEVRRLERNQEREKSVANLEYLKNVLLQFIFLRSGSERQALLPVIHTMLQLSPEEKSKLSAIAQGEEEASGSRSSGWTSYLHSWSGIR from the exons ATGGAG gacccTGGTGGTACCGGAGCTGAGTCTGCGACTCCATCAGCAGCAAGCACACCCAAGTCAAAG cTGGACACGCTCTCTAAAGATGATCTCATCAAGTATGCAAAAAAGCAGGTAGCTGCCATGCAGAAGATGAAGAGCAGATGTACAG ATTTGGAAAAAGAAGTTGAAGCCCTGAAACAGCAATCCAaaagcagcaacaacagcagtTCAGATGACTCTTTGATACAG GAGCTGACTGAGAGGATGGATGTGGTGCTGCTGGAAAAGGCGGAAACTCAGCAAAGTCTTGCAGTGTCTCGTAAAGAACTAGAGAAGACTAAACAGCAAGCCAAG GATGATCTGGCAGCGCTGCAAGGTGAGTTTGACCGGGCGATAGGAGAGCACCAAAAGAAGATCAAAGCCCTAGAGAGCAGCATTGAGGAGTGCACCAGCAAACACCAAGAAGAGGTGTCTCATTTCCAGAAATTACTAAAAGAGCGAGAGGAGCGTGACAGAGAACGggagagtgaaagagagagggagcgcCAAGCAGATCTTGCTAGTGCAAAAGAGAGTGCAGAGGAAGTCCGACGTTGCTTAGAAGCTCAGCTGGAGACCCTTCGAGCTGAACTGCAAACAATGCAAGAGCGAAATTCTCAGGAGGTTCTTGAGATCCAGGAGAACCACCAAAAGGAGTTGACACTGGCCCAGCAAGAGGTGGAGAACTTGAAGGAGGAGCTGGCTCAGAAGAGTCTGCAGCACGAAGAGGAAATGAGGACTCTAGAAGAGGACTACGAGATTGAGAGGGAACGTCTCTTGTTGCTCCAAGAGGAGCTAACTGAGCAGCTTGCACTCAAAG ATAGCTACCTGCAGGATGTGcaggaggaagatgaagaagcTGCCCGTGGTTCGGGGATCGCCAAAATGCTGGAGCTGTCTGGCTGCAGTCAGGGTGACTCGAGCCATGGTGATGGAGAGGAGACAGAGACGGGAAGACTAAAAGCGACACTGGATGATGTTCAAGCCCAGAACACCATGTTACAGGATGAGATGACCCTGCTTAGTAATGTGAAGGGTGAGCTCGAGGCAGAGCTGGAGAGGGTTAAAGAAGAGTTTCAAATAGAAAGAGAAGAACTGGAGTTCAAAATTAATGAGCTGCAGATGCTCAAGGACAGTGCTTCTGCTGAAGCTTCAGTGACCCAAGATCCTGATCAGCAAGGTGTCCTCAGAGAAGCTGAAGAGTCTGTGACCAGTCTAGCCAAAGAGCAAAACtctcagagtccagaggaggAGCAGCAGAAACTAAACCAGGAGCTGAGGACAAAATGTGAGGCCTTAACCAAAGAGCGAGACTCTGCCCAGGCCGAGTGCCACCATATGAGGGGCATACTTCAGAGTTTTGAGACAGAATTGGGAGAGAAGACAAATGATTTTATCGTACAGTACAAAGCCATGAAGGAACAGGCAGCTAATAATATACGAGACCTTAATGAGAAGGTGGAACAGCTCAACAAGGAGAGGGATGAACTGCTGGAGAAGGTGAGAGAAGCTACAGATGAGAAGAATGCTCTGATGGGGGATATGCAAGACCTGAAACTGAAGCTTGAGAGCTCTCAAGGTGAAGAGCAAATGTCTTCAGCCTGCGAAGTGAAACAGTCGTTGGAGGACGTTACTAGGCAGAATGAGGAGATCATATCCCAGCtagagataaaggagaacatgaCTCAAGATCTGAACAAAAGGGTCGAAACACTGACTGAAGAGCGAGACAAAATGCAACACCTGCTGAAGATCAAAGAAGAGGAAATGCAAAAGCTCAATAATGAGAGAACAAAAGAAATTGAGAGGCTAcaggaggagaaagaaaaggaggtgCTTTTGCtaagagaggaaaaagagacgGAGCTGAAAAGCCTGAAAACAGAAACTGAGGATAAAGTGAAACGTTTAAACGAGGAGAGAGAAAAGTTAGAGGGAAGCCTAAAAGAGGAGTTTGTGAGATCTGAACAGACAGTTTCCACTTTAGAGCTGACTATAAAAGAGCTTTACACTGAAAAGTCTGATCTCCAGCAGAAAATGGAAGAGGCTCTCTCAAGGCTTTCCAAAGCTCAGGAAGAGAGGGAGCTCTTAGACTCTAAGCTAGCAGCCCTGGAAGCTCAGCTGAACCAGGAGACATCTGAAAAGCAAGAACAAGAAGCAAGGCTGAATTCAATGAAAACAGAGGCAGAACGAATCTCTGGTTTTCTTGGAGTAATGGAGGAAAATCTGGGTGAAGAACTCCAAGAGTCCATGAGAGAAGTCAAAGACCTCCAAGCACGGGTTGATGAGCTGGAGAAGGAGAGGGCCCTGTTGAGAAGCAGCCTTGAAGAAGCTCAAGGGGAGAGAACATTTGAGGAGGTGCAAACAGAGCTCAAGGCCCACATCAAAGACCTGGAACAAGAAAGAAACATGTTGAGAACCAACATAGAGGAGGTGGTGAAAGATACTGAGGGTCTCCAGAAAGACCTGCAGGATATGAAATCAGTCAATGAGAAGATCATCGAGGAGAATGAGAAACTGCAAGCTCAAATTTCTCTCATGAccaaggaggaggaagagagggaggaaaTAGTGAGAAAGGTGGCGATCATGGAGAAAAAGAACAGAGAGCTCAAAGAGCAGCTGACAGAAAAGGATTCACTCATATCGCAGCTGAGGACCGAAATGGCTTCTATCCAG TCACCCTCTCAGGAGTCTCCAGAACAGTCTGCGTCCTCTGAGGAGAATAAATCGAATGagactgcagagaaaatag CTCttttggagaaagaaaaaaaagaaaaggacgagaaaatgaataaaatcaagGCAGTCGCTGTCAAAGCAAAGAAGGAGCTGGATGCCAGTAAGAAAGAG gTTATAACCCTGAAGGAGGAAATAGAATCACTGaaagcagagagggagaaagtgaACAGCTCTATGAAAGATATCATCCATGGTGCTGAAGGCTACAAG aaCCTGCAGATAGATTACGACAAGCAGACAGAGCAACTGGATAAGGAGAGGGAGAAGGTGGAGGCGGCAGAGAGACAGATTGCTGAGCTGACCAAACGACTCAGCAGTGCTGTCACACag agtGAGACACTGAGCAGTGAGAAGGAGGACCTTCTGGCTGGTATGGAAACCATGAGGAGCACATTGAAACAGTTAGAGACCAAGAATCAGGAGATGCAAAGGCAGTCAGCAAATTTGGAAAGAGACCTGCTGGCCGAGAGATCAATAAAAGAGCAAAAGATAAAG GATTTGTCATCTGCCATGAAGGAGGCAGAAGAGCTGACAGCCCAGCTTcgcaagcagcagcagcagtctcaGCAGACTGCCCAGGAGCTGGAGCAGCTACgcaag GAAGCACAGCAGAGCTCTCTGTTGGACATGGAGATGGCCGACTATGAACGTCTGGTTAAAGAACTCAACACCAAACTATCAGAAAAAGATGAGTGTGTTGAGGAGCTAAAGGGTCAGATAAACAGCCTCAACCTGAAGGAAGAAGTGCTCAAACAGGAAATTG AGTCTTTGAAGTCCCAGCTGGACCAGGGGGAGGAGAAAAACGCTAAGATAAAACAGCTGCTGGTGAAGACCAAGAAGGACCTGGCTGATGCCAAGAAacag GAAAGCTCACTCATGGTGCTGCAGGCCTCTCTGAAAGGAGAGCTGGAGGCTAACCAGCAGCAGCTAGAAAGCTCTAAG ATTGAGGTGTGTGACCTGACAGCCGAGCGCCATCGCCTGCAGGAGCAGCTGAAGTCTGCGTTGGAGCAACAACAGAGAACCAGCAGCTCTCTGCAGCAACGCATACAGAGTCTGCAGCAGGAAAGAGACACTGCCAAG GTTGAGCTTGAGGCAACAACCAAGGAGTTTGAGAGTTACAAGGTGCGAGTCCACAATGTTCTCAAGCAGCAGAAGAGCAAGACGACCCAGAATGAAGTAGACTCTGGCAAACTAGAGAG GGAGCAGTTGGTCTCTCAGGTGGAACAGCTGAGGACGCGACTGGTGGAGAGCCAGCAGAGTCTCCAGAGCAGCgcagcagagctgcagcagcTCCAAACTGAGCATGACACTCTTCTGGAGAGACACAATAAAATCCTTCAGGAAACTGTAAGCAAGGAAGCTGAGCTCCGTGAGAG GCTTTTGTCATTGCAGTCAGAGAACGTGACCCTGCGGTCAGACCTGTCCCAGGCCCAGGCTGACCTGTCTTCCCAGGTTGAGGCCCAGCGGCAGACCTACAGGGAGCAGCTAAGGAAGCTGCAGGATGACCACCGGGCCACTGTAGAGACCCTGCAGGGCCAGCTGACTCGTGTCGAGGAGCAGCTCTTTACCCTGCAGAGCCAGAACA ATTCAGTTGCTGTCCAGTCCAGCCGTAAACCGCTGGCATCAGATCCACAGCGCAGAAACACTGACCAGAACCAGGCGGGTGTGGGACCAGTGGCCCTCAGCGACCTGCAGTCTATGGCCAGGGAGGAAGGTGAGGGCATGGAGACCACTGAGACTGAGAGCTTCTCCCCTGCTCCTACATCCCTACCCTCTCTGGAGCAGCTTCTCACATCTCCAGAACCCAAACAAG AGCCATTTGTGTGGACAGTGGAGCCAACCAAAGAAGAGTTAAGTGAAAAGCTGAACACAACCACCCGCAGCATGGAGCACATGAACAGCCTGCTGCATGAAACTGAGGCTACCAACGCTATTCTCATGGAGCAGATCACT CTGTTGAAGAGTGAAGTTCGCCGTCTTGAGCGAAACCAGGAGAGGGAGAAGAGTGTGGCCAACCTGGAGTACCTGAAGAACGTCCTCCTGCAGTTCATCTTCCTGCGATCCGGCAGCGAGAGGCAGGCTCTGTTGCCCGTCATCCACACCATGCTGCAGCTCAGCCCAGAGGAGAAAAGCAAATTGTCTGCCATTGCACAAG GTGAGGAGGAGGCGTCTGGGTCTCGGAGCTCAGGCTGGACCTCCTACCTCCACAGCTGGTCTGGGATCAGATAA
- the tmem223 gene encoding transmembrane protein 223 gives MGFEQLLWCYSRRFRFRSVQLNQVGNTSLSAHTTPLGSTSSRFGASPGLLGGIFAHTGPQLAVRRRMCTSTQPPRDVTLFEHDRTRFFRLLSIFCGGQFVFWTYLAQFAYTGLRDTGGTKEKGRTKTPSTATTGLAGIWSFEMNLGSNTWRYGFTLGCLTIGAGIVVLGALFCRRSVSKVVLHQGGRMVTVCTQSPLGPSQGRRITVPLSHVACHAHRQETTSFIPLRVKGHKFYFLLDKEGTVNNAKLFDITVGAYRPL, from the coding sequence ATGGGCTTCGAGCAGCTGCTGTGGTGTTACTCCAGGCGGTTTCGGTTCCGTAGCGTTCAGCTAAACCAGGTTGGAAACACGTCGTTGTCGGCGCACACTACGCCTCTCGGCAGCACGTCCTCCCGGTTTGGTGCTTCTCCCGGACTGTTGGGCGGCATATTTGCCCACACAGGCCCCCAGCTGGCCGTACGCCGGAGGATGTGCACCTCCACCCAGCCGCCCAGAGATGTCACCTTGTTCGAGCACGACAGGACCCGCTTCTTCCGGCTTCTCTCGATCTTCTGCGGCGGACAGTTCGTCTTCTGGACGTACTTGGCTCAATTCGCCTACACGGGGCTCAGAGACACGGGCGGCACTAAAGAGAAGGGGAGAACCAAGACGCCTAGCACTGCCACCACGGGTCTGGCGGGAATATGGAGCTTTGAGATGAACCTGGGTTCAAACACCTGGAGGTATGGTTTCACGCTGGGATGCCTGACAATAGGAGCAGGCATAGTGGTACTCGGGGCTCTGTTCTGTCGGCGCTCTGTCAGCAAAGTGGTTTTACACCAGGGTGGGAGGATGGTGACAGTCTGCACACAGTCACCTCTGGGACCAAGCCAAGGCAGGAGAATAACAGTCCCTCTGTCTCATGTAGCCTGCCACGCCCACAGGCAGGAGACCACTTCCTTTATTCCTCTAAGGGTCAAAGGGCACAAGTTCTATTTTCTTCTGGACAAAGAGGGGACTGTGAACAACGCCAAGCTGTTTGATATTACCGTTGGTGCATACAGGCCACTTTAA